A single genomic interval of Trichosurus vulpecula isolate mTriVul1 chromosome 6, mTriVul1.pri, whole genome shotgun sequence harbors:
- the GPHA2 gene encoding glycoprotein hormone alpha-2 → MALPKTLLIPLLLLVATEAWGQEAGVPGCYLHPINVTVRSDRQGTCRGSHVVHACVGYCESSAFPSRHSVLAASGYQHNITSVSQCCTINRLQKVKVELLCPGSRREQLEIFTARACQCDMCRLSRY, encoded by the exons ATGGCACTCCCCAAGACCTTGCTCATCCCCCTGCTGCTCCTGGTTGCCACAgaagcctggggtcaggaggctGGGGTCCCAGGCTGTTACCTGCACC CCATCAACGTGACTGTGCGCAGTGACCGCCAGGGCACCTGCCGGGGCTCCCACGTAGTTCATGCCTGCGTGGGCTACTGCGAGTCCAGTGCCTTTCCCTCGCGGCACTCGGTGCTGGCTGCCAGCGGCTACCAGCACAACATCACCTCGGTCTCTCAGTGCTGTACCATCAACCGCTTGCAGAAG GTGAAGGTGGAGCTGCTGTGCCCTGGGAGCCGACGGGAACAGCTGGAGATCTTCACGGCTCGGGCCTGTCAGTGCGACATGTGCCGCCTGTCCCGCTACTGA